In one Desulfoferula mesophila genomic region, the following are encoded:
- a CDS encoding IS1595 family transposase, translated as MKNKYVRRARISEAKFRDLVRLFALDLEANKIASLTRLNRNTINRYLFKIRQRIAELCEQESPFKGEIEVDESYFGARRVKGKRGRGAYGKTPVFGILQRGGRVYTEIVPDCAKATLQAIIRGKVDSKSVIHSDGWRGYNGLVDLGYKKHYRVQHGQDQFAKGRNRINGIESFWSFAKARLMKFNGLPSSTFYLHLKESELRFNYRGQDLYAILLKMLREKPLN; from the coding sequence ATGAAAAACAAGTATGTTCGCCGTGCAAGGATTTCGGAGGCCAAATTTAGGGATCTAGTGAGGCTCTTCGCACTGGACCTGGAGGCCAACAAAATCGCCTCGTTGACGCGATTAAACCGGAACACAATCAACCGTTACCTTTTTAAGATTCGCCAGCGCATTGCCGAGTTGTGTGAGCAGGAGTCGCCTTTCAAGGGAGAGATCGAGGTCGATGAATCCTACTTCGGAGCAAGGCGGGTAAAAGGAAAAAGGGGGCGCGGCGCTTATGGCAAAACTCCGGTCTTCGGCATCCTTCAGAGGGGTGGCCGAGTCTACACTGAGATCGTGCCCGATTGCGCCAAAGCCACTCTACAAGCCATCATCAGAGGAAAAGTGGATTCCAAGAGCGTGATTCACTCCGACGGTTGGAGAGGCTACAACGGCCTGGTGGACCTGGGTTACAAAAAGCATTATCGCGTCCAGCATGGCCAAGACCAGTTCGCCAAGGGACGAAACCGTATAAACGGCATCGAGTCCTTTTGGTCCTTTGCCAAGGCTAGGCTCATGAAGTTCAACGGGCTTCCTTCTTCCACCTTTTACCTGCATCTGAAGGAGTCCGAGCTCAGGTTCAATTACCGAGGGCAAGACCTCTATGCTATCTTGCTAAAGATGCTCAGGGAGAAACCTCTCAACTAG
- a CDS encoding IS110 family transposase produces the protein MIYVGMDIHKKTTTFCALDQEGKVIHRGTVPSGETGWLDAIHRWPKDEIAVALETGSMTWWVVDVLREAGIEPIVVDARQFKMIADSKKKSDRHDARALADGLRGGLAERIAVNVPREKARRARSLMQTRQQILKQRNMTVNAVKAMLRSVGVEMKKAQWPKDSHWEKVLDNPAVPIWMKPFLITQRSIWDHLEQQRQEFDALVHEELSCWPEAQLLLEMPGFGPIVTLGILSGIDDIKRFRRSNQLASYAGLIPSSRDSGAVQRRGGITRQGRSLMRYFAVQAAWAAMRSKNLTIPLRKWSRRLIVKRGKKVAAVALARRLLVLAHKLLTTGEVYNSKYPVVA, from the coding sequence ATGATTTATGTTGGCATGGACATTCACAAGAAGACCACGACTTTTTGCGCTTTGGATCAGGAGGGCAAAGTCATCCACCGGGGTACGGTTCCCAGCGGTGAAACTGGATGGCTTGATGCAATCCATCGTTGGCCCAAAGACGAAATAGCGGTTGCTCTTGAAACTGGCTCCATGACCTGGTGGGTGGTGGATGTGTTGCGTGAGGCTGGAATTGAGCCCATCGTGGTCGACGCCCGTCAATTCAAAATGATCGCCGACAGTAAGAAGAAGAGCGACCGCCACGATGCCCGGGCCCTTGCCGATGGGCTGCGAGGTGGCTTGGCTGAGCGAATCGCGGTCAATGTGCCTAGAGAAAAAGCACGTCGGGCCCGCTCTTTGATGCAGACTCGGCAGCAAATTCTCAAGCAGCGCAATATGACGGTAAACGCAGTAAAGGCCATGCTGCGTTCGGTTGGGGTGGAGATGAAAAAGGCCCAATGGCCCAAGGATAGCCACTGGGAAAAAGTCCTTGATAATCCGGCGGTGCCCATTTGGATGAAGCCATTCCTGATCACCCAACGCAGCATCTGGGACCACTTGGAGCAGCAAAGGCAGGAGTTTGATGCCTTGGTCCATGAGGAGTTGAGCTGTTGGCCTGAGGCGCAACTGCTTCTGGAGATGCCCGGTTTCGGCCCCATCGTCACCCTGGGCATTCTCAGCGGCATAGATGACATAAAGCGTTTCAGGCGCTCAAATCAGCTGGCCAGTTATGCCGGTCTGATCCCCTCGTCCCGTGACAGCGGAGCGGTGCAACGCCGGGGAGGGATAACCCGCCAGGGACGAAGTCTGATGCGCTATTTCGCGGTGCAGGCCGCCTGGGCGGCCATGCGCAGTAAGAATCTCACGATCCCTTTGCGTAAATGGTCCCGCAGGCTGATTGTGAAGCGGGGAAAGAAGGTGGCTGCAGTTGCCTTGGCCAGAAGACTTCTAGTCCTGGCCCACAAGCTATTGACCACCGGAGAAGTTTATAACTCCAAATACCCAGTCGTGGCCTGA
- a CDS encoding terminase small subunit, with the protein MYDLTPKQERFVDEYMVDLNASQAALRAGLKSPAYGRELVTKTYVLKAIQKAKAKRCERTGVTADQVVAELAAVGFARLTDVCSWGPEGVTLLTSEELGDKGKAGVGKVKTSKVGEVETVEISMGSPVKVKALELLAKHTGVIGADIEVNVNNSIEEALKLIEERQAKLGVVG; encoded by the coding sequence TTGTATGATCTCACCCCCAAGCAGGAGCGTTTCGTCGATGAGTATATGGTGGATCTCAACGCCAGCCAGGCTGCCCTGCGGGCTGGGCTCAAAAGTCCGGCCTATGGGCGAGAGCTAGTTACGAAAACATACGTTCTGAAAGCAATTCAAAAGGCCAAGGCCAAGCGATGCGAGCGCACCGGCGTAACCGCCGACCAGGTGGTGGCCGAGTTGGCTGCGGTGGGCTTCGCCCGCCTGACTGATGTCTGCTCCTGGGGCCCGGAGGGCGTTACCCTGCTCACCTCCGAGGAGCTGGGCGATAAGGGCAAGGCCGGGGTGGGCAAGGTCAAGACCAGCAAGGTCGGAGAGGTTGAGACCGTAGAGATCAGCATGGGCAGCCCGGTCAAGGTGAAGGCCCTGGAGCTGCTGGCCAAGCACACGGGCGTGATCGGCGCCGACATCGAAGTCAACGTCAATAACAGCATCGAGGAGGCCCTCAAGCTTATCGAGGAGCGCCAGGCCAAGCTGGGGGTGGTTGGTTAA
- a CDS encoding IS1595 family transposase: MGMKNKYVRRARISEAKFRDLVRLFALDLEANKIASLTRLNRNTINLYLFKIRQRIAELCEQESPFKGEIEVDESYFGARRVKGKRGRGAYGKTPVFGILQRGGRVYTEIVPDCAKATLQAIIRGKVDPKSVIHSDGWRGYNGLVDLGYKKHYRVQHGQDQFAKGRNHINGIESFWSFAKARLMKFNGLPSSTFYLHLKESELRFNYRGQDLYAILLKMLREKPLN, encoded by the coding sequence ATGGGCATGAAAAACAAGTATGTTCGCCGTGCAAGGATTTCGGAGGCCAAATTTAGGGATCTAGTCAGGCTCTTCGCACTGGACCTGGAGGCCAACAAAATCGCATCGTTGACGCGATTAAACCGGAACACAATCAACCTTTACCTCTTTAAGATCCGCCAGCGCATTGCCGAGCTGTGTGAGCAGGAGTCGCCTTTCAAGGGGGAGATCGAGGTCGATGAATCCTACTTCGGAGCAAGGCGGGTAAAGGGAAAAAGGGGGCGCGGCGCTTATGGCAAAACTCCGGTCTTCGGCATCCTTCAGAGGGGTGGCCGAGTCTACACTGAGATCGTGCCCGATTGCGCCAAAGCCACTCTACAAGCCATCATCAGAGGAAAAGTAGATCCCAAGAGCGTAATTCACTCCGACGGTTGGAGAGGCTACAACGGATTGGTGGACCTGGGATACAAAAAACATTATCGCGTCCAGCATGGCCAAGACCAGTTCGCCAAGGGACGAAACCATATAAATGGCATCGAGTCCTTTTGGTCCTTTGCCAAGGCTAGGCTCATGAAGTTCAACGGGCTCCCTTCTTCCACCTTTTACCTGCATCTGAAGGAGTCCGAGCTCAGGTTCAATTACCGAGGGCAAGACCTCTATGCTATCTTGCTAAAGATGCTCAGGGAGAAACCTCTCAACTAG
- the modB gene encoding molybdate ABC transporter permease subunit, with protein sequence MESIWSAISLTPLESEALRLSLWVSLWAMLASLPLAVGAAWLLARRRFPGKTLFDGLLHLPLVVPPVVTGYLLLVVFGRRGLVGAWLHDQLGITFAFNWKGAALAAGVMAFPLMVRAIRLSLEAVDRGLEQAAHTLGAGAWRVFFTVTLPLTLPGILSGMVLAFARGLGEFGATITFVSNIPGQTRTLPLALYSVLQSPGGEAAAQRLCLISIVLALAALLVSELLARRVQRRLKG encoded by the coding sequence ATGGAAAGCATTTGGAGCGCCATCAGTCTGACCCCCCTGGAGAGCGAGGCCCTGCGCCTCAGCTTGTGGGTCAGCCTGTGGGCCATGCTGGCCAGTCTGCCCCTGGCCGTGGGCGCGGCCTGGCTCCTGGCCCGCCGCCGCTTTCCGGGCAAGACCCTTTTCGACGGCCTGCTGCATTTGCCCTTGGTGGTGCCGCCGGTGGTCACCGGCTACCTGCTCTTGGTGGTGTTCGGCCGCCGGGGCCTGGTGGGGGCCTGGCTGCACGACCAGTTGGGCATCACCTTTGCCTTCAACTGGAAGGGCGCGGCCCTGGCCGCGGGGGTGATGGCCTTCCCGCTCATGGTGCGGGCCATCCGCCTCAGCCTGGAGGCGGTGGACCGGGGCCTGGAGCAGGCGGCCCACACCCTGGGGGCCGGAGCCTGGCGGGTGTTCTTCACCGTCACCCTGCCCCTGACCCTGCCGGGCATATTAAGCGGCATGGTGCTGGCCTTTGCCCGGGGCCTGGGCGAGTTCGGAGCCACCATCACTTTTGTCTCCAACATCCCCGGCCAGACCCGCACCCTGCCCCTGGCCCTGTACAGCGTGTTGCAATCGCCCGGCGGGGAGGCCGCCGCCCAGCGCCTGTGCCTCATCTCCATCGTCCTGGCCCTGGCGGCCCTGCTGGTCTCCGAGCTGCTGGCCCGCCGGGTGCAGCGGCGGCTGAAGGGGTGA
- a CDS encoding DUF3185 family protein — protein MNLWKISGIVLLVVGVILLVYGFTATDSLVDSASKTFTGRYTNNTMAYLVGGAAAAVAGLLLVLVGRKR, from the coding sequence GTGAATCTTTGGAAAATATCGGGCATCGTACTTTTGGTGGTGGGAGTGATTTTGCTCGTCTACGGCTTTACCGCCACCGATTCCTTGGTGGATTCAGCCTCCAAGACTTTCACCGGGCGCTACACCAACAACACCATGGCTTACCTGGTGGGTGGGGCGGCTGCGGCAGTGGCCGGGTTGCTGCTGGTATTGGTGGGTAGGAAGCGCTAG
- a CDS encoding helix-turn-helix transcriptional regulator encodes MQDSLLTTKQAAAYLSLSHRTLEGLRLRGNGPRHAKLGGSVRYRIADLEAWIVERLRTSTSDTGQAGRRA; translated from the coding sequence ATGCAGGATTCGCTTCTCACAACCAAACAAGCTGCCGCCTATCTCTCGCTATCGCACAGGACGCTTGAGGGACTTCGCCTGCGAGGTAATGGACCCCGTCACGCTAAGCTCGGAGGATCTGTCAGGTACCGGATAGCTGATCTGGAGGCCTGGATCGTAGAGCGGTTGCGCACCTCCACCAGCGATACCGGCCAGGCGGGGCGGCGTGCTTAA
- a CDS encoding B12-binding domain-containing radical SAM protein yields MRALLIYPQNPETFWSFKHALKFISKKALHPPLGLATVAAMLPTSWEKKLIDENVEPLRDKHLQWADYVFISAMAIQRKSVRRVVARCRAMGVKTVAGGPLFTTCHKEFEGIDHFVLGEAEVTLPQFLRDLDAGHPLPLYTTDQFPALTGTPPPMWSLFKLRRYASMSLQYSRGCPFQCEFCDITSLFGRRVRTKGTKQILDELDSLYAAGWRGALFIVDDNFIGNRAKLKEEVLPAVICWMGQHRHPFVFSTEASIDLSDDETLMRMMVQAGFDGVFVGIETPNEDSLAECSKLQNRNRDLVACVRKIQSFGLEVRGGFIVGFDSDTSSVFNEQIEMIQSSRIVTAMVGLLNAPRGSRLYQRITQEGRLITEVTGDNTDFSTNIVPRMGLEALLRGYSEVISGIYSPKPYFKRVREYLREYHPPKGNKLHFHPRYVRLHSGYAWAFPKTLVVLGVKDRARWQYWKLLLWSLFRRPSLFPMAVTFAIYGYHFRKVFRASL; encoded by the coding sequence GTGAGAGCGCTTCTGATATACCCTCAAAATCCGGAAACTTTCTGGAGCTTCAAGCACGCACTTAAGTTCATCTCCAAGAAAGCCCTGCACCCGCCCCTGGGTCTGGCCACCGTGGCGGCCATGCTGCCGACCTCCTGGGAGAAAAAACTCATCGATGAGAACGTGGAGCCCCTCAGGGACAAACACCTGCAATGGGCGGACTACGTATTCATCAGCGCCATGGCCATCCAGCGCAAGTCCGTGCGGAGGGTGGTGGCCCGATGCCGCGCCATGGGGGTCAAGACGGTGGCCGGCGGCCCTTTGTTCACCACCTGCCATAAAGAGTTCGAAGGGATCGATCACTTTGTCTTGGGCGAGGCCGAGGTGACGCTGCCCCAGTTCCTGCGCGACCTGGATGCCGGCCATCCCCTGCCCCTGTACACCACCGACCAGTTCCCCGCCTTGACCGGTACTCCCCCGCCCATGTGGAGCCTGTTCAAGCTCCGGCGCTACGCCTCCATGAGCCTGCAATACTCGCGGGGCTGCCCCTTCCAGTGCGAGTTCTGCGACATAACCTCGCTGTTCGGCCGCCGGGTGCGCACCAAGGGAACCAAACAGATATTGGATGAGCTAGACAGCCTCTACGCCGCGGGCTGGCGGGGGGCCTTGTTCATCGTGGACGACAACTTCATCGGCAACCGGGCCAAGCTCAAGGAGGAGGTCCTGCCGGCTGTCATCTGCTGGATGGGCCAGCACCGGCATCCCTTCGTGTTCTCCACGGAAGCCTCCATAGACCTGAGCGACGACGAAACGCTGATGAGGATGATGGTGCAGGCCGGTTTCGACGGCGTGTTCGTGGGCATCGAAACCCCCAACGAAGACAGCCTGGCCGAGTGCAGCAAGTTGCAGAACCGCAACCGCGATCTGGTGGCCTGCGTCAGGAAGATTCAGAGCTTTGGTCTGGAGGTGCGCGGCGGCTTCATCGTCGGTTTTGATAGCGACACCTCCTCGGTATTCAACGAGCAGATCGAGATGATTCAAAGCAGCCGCATCGTCACGGCCATGGTGGGGCTGCTGAACGCACCCCGGGGCAGCCGGCTATACCAGCGCATAACCCAGGAGGGCCGTCTAATCACCGAGGTCACCGGCGACAACACCGACTTCTCCACCAACATCGTGCCGCGCATGGGCCTGGAGGCCCTTTTACGGGGCTACAGCGAAGTTATCAGCGGCATCTACTCTCCCAAACCCTACTTCAAGCGAGTGCGGGAATACCTGCGGGAGTATCACCCCCCGAAAGGGAACAAACTTCATTTCCATCCCCGATACGTGCGGCTGCACTCCGGCTATGCCTGGGCCTTTCCCAAGACTCTGGTGGTGCTGGGGGTCAAGGACCGGGCCCGCTGGCAGTATTGGAAGCTTTTGCTGTGGTCACTGTTCCGGCGGCCCAGCCTCTTCCCCATGGCCGTGACCTTCGCCATTTACGGCTATCACTTCCGCAAAGTCTTCCGGGCGAGTCTGTAG
- a CDS encoding CsbD family protein, which produces MKSSTKNQAEGTLHKVKGKVKELAGKASMNSELEGAGKDEKRAGKIQKKVGEIEKVAGK; this is translated from the coding sequence ATGAAATCCAGCACTAAGAATCAAGCGGAAGGCACGCTTCACAAAGTAAAGGGCAAGGTCAAGGAACTCGCCGGTAAAGCCAGCATGAATTCTGAATTGGAAGGCGCAGGTAAAGACGAAAAAAGGGCCGGCAAAATACAGAAAAAGGTCGGCGAGATCGAGAAGGTTGCGGGGAAATAG
- a CDS encoding bifunctional DNA primase/polymerase: MLNTALELLDRGISVIPIEPKGKKPLVRWEEFQHRRATEEEVEAWFERWPDANLAIVCGSISGIWAMDVDGPEGMEWFSKNAPKTSVYSKTGKPSAFHAFYKIPAGVEIKNAVGWRDQIDIRAEGGYVVCPPSIHPSGVAYEWKFIPGLDGWDGLTEWAPPDNCQPALPDSSRRGNLAGVDLTGIQVSTESRASVPKGGRNHALAEMAGKWIAKGLDIDEALLLAEGWNRKICQPPMGAREVETTVRSVYRLDRRNHPERAPVENLPGLTAAVPEPCAPAEEFPAELLEPGGLLGEIMAYIERSTAVSYAPFNLAAAITVLGSIAGQRVMTETGLRTNMYCVCLGYSGCGKNAAHQALPTLLMGGECHRVMGPNDPTSASAIMHWLSKEGQQRTMLTIDEVGLLYQAIKKPHSPGAEIPKTLMEMFSGAGHHYTKSYATKDPVVLHWHLLGLYGTGTPETFWGGMTSSEVADGFLARLLMFSSDRPAPRPKETVDTSVPEALVEALDHVWNIPVDHTGGNLARIPVPFKVDMSREAKDEMARWGDTYFELRNEHRKEAVGSIYGRAVEHAAKLALVHAVSLYGAGVIEKEVGMESLRWAAGLVDNLVAGLVDRTQDQISDNEWEAQEKRVLALIKKKSTVDRPGLTAAEVGRFLHQSMQTRDSLLKTMVSNGVLVIMKYTPTRGPGCDIYCQAKNQ; this comes from the coding sequence GTGCTTAACACCGCGCTCGAACTGCTGGACCGTGGGATCTCGGTGATCCCCATCGAGCCCAAGGGCAAGAAGCCCCTGGTCAGGTGGGAGGAGTTCCAACACCGCCGGGCCACCGAGGAGGAAGTCGAGGCCTGGTTCGAGCGATGGCCTGACGCCAACCTGGCCATCGTCTGTGGGTCCATCTCTGGCATCTGGGCCATGGACGTAGACGGGCCAGAGGGGATGGAATGGTTCAGCAAAAACGCTCCCAAAACCTCGGTCTACTCCAAGACGGGCAAGCCCAGCGCCTTTCATGCCTTCTACAAGATCCCGGCCGGGGTGGAGATCAAGAACGCAGTGGGCTGGCGCGACCAGATCGACATCCGGGCAGAAGGCGGCTATGTGGTCTGCCCCCCATCGATCCACCCCAGCGGCGTGGCCTACGAGTGGAAGTTCATCCCGGGCCTCGATGGCTGGGACGGCCTGACCGAATGGGCGCCTCCGGATAACTGTCAGCCCGCCCTCCCTGACAGTTCGCGCCGCGGCAACCTGGCCGGCGTGGATCTCACCGGGATCCAGGTCAGCACCGAGTCCCGGGCCTCGGTCCCCAAGGGCGGCCGCAACCATGCCCTGGCCGAGATGGCCGGCAAGTGGATCGCCAAGGGGCTCGACATCGATGAGGCCCTGCTCCTGGCCGAGGGCTGGAACCGCAAGATATGCCAACCCCCCATGGGGGCCCGGGAGGTGGAGACTACCGTCAGGTCGGTCTACAGGCTGGACCGGCGCAACCACCCCGAGCGGGCCCCGGTGGAGAACCTGCCCGGCCTGACGGCGGCGGTGCCCGAGCCCTGCGCCCCGGCCGAGGAGTTCCCCGCGGAGCTGCTCGAGCCCGGCGGCCTGCTGGGTGAGATCATGGCCTACATCGAGCGCTCCACGGCGGTGAGTTACGCCCCGTTCAACCTGGCCGCGGCCATCACCGTCCTGGGTTCCATCGCCGGGCAGCGGGTGATGACCGAGACCGGGCTGCGCACCAACATGTACTGCGTCTGCCTGGGCTACTCTGGCTGCGGCAAGAACGCCGCCCACCAGGCCCTGCCCACCCTGCTGATGGGGGGCGAGTGCCATCGGGTGATGGGCCCCAACGATCCCACCTCGGCCTCGGCGATCATGCACTGGCTTTCCAAGGAGGGGCAGCAGCGCACCATGCTGACCATCGATGAGGTGGGGCTGCTCTACCAGGCGATCAAAAAGCCCCACTCCCCCGGCGCCGAGATCCCCAAGACCTTGATGGAGATGTTCAGCGGGGCCGGCCACCATTACACCAAGAGCTACGCGACCAAGGACCCAGTGGTCCTACACTGGCACCTGCTGGGCCTTTACGGAACCGGGACCCCAGAGACCTTCTGGGGGGGGATGACCTCCTCAGAGGTGGCTGACGGCTTCCTGGCCCGCCTCCTGATGTTTTCCTCGGATCGCCCTGCGCCCCGGCCCAAGGAGACCGTGGACACCTCGGTGCCCGAGGCCCTGGTGGAGGCCCTGGACCATGTCTGGAACATCCCGGTGGATCATACCGGCGGCAATCTGGCCCGGATCCCGGTGCCCTTCAAGGTGGATATGTCCCGCGAGGCCAAGGATGAGATGGCTCGGTGGGGGGACACCTACTTTGAACTGCGCAACGAGCATCGCAAGGAGGCCGTGGGATCGATTTACGGCCGGGCCGTGGAGCATGCGGCCAAGCTGGCCCTGGTTCATGCGGTGAGCCTGTACGGCGCCGGGGTAATCGAGAAGGAGGTGGGCATGGAGTCCCTACGCTGGGCGGCCGGGCTGGTGGACAACCTGGTGGCCGGGCTGGTGGACCGGACCCAGGATCAGATCTCGGACAACGAATGGGAGGCTCAGGAAAAGAGGGTGCTGGCCCTGATCAAGAAGAAGTCAACTGTGGACAGGCCGGGTTTGACGGCGGCCGAGGTGGGCCGTTTTCTGCATCAGAGCATGCAGACCAGGGACTCCCTGCTCAAGACCATGGTGAGCAACGGGGTGCTGGTGATTATGAAATACACCCCGACTCGGGGCCCTGGCTGCGACATCTACTGCCAGGCAAAGAACCAATAG
- a CDS encoding Thivi_2564 family membrane protein, with amino-acid sequence MPLLQVLLVLIAVGVVLWLINRFIPMAGSIKTILNAVVVIVVVLWLLSVFGVIGSLSSIRVGK; translated from the coding sequence ATGCCTTTACTTCAAGTTTTGCTTGTCCTGATCGCAGTCGGTGTTGTTCTCTGGCTCATCAACCGATTCATCCCGATGGCGGGCTCCATCAAGACGATCTTGAATGCCGTCGTGGTGATTGTCGTCGTTTTGTGGCTTTTGAGCGTTTTTGGAGTTATCGGTTCGCTATCCAGTATCCGCGTGGGGAAGTAA
- a CDS encoding DUF3309 domain-containing protein, which produces MLVTILVIVLILFIIGAFPSWQHSRGWGYYPSSILGVILVIVIVLFLLGRI; this is translated from the coding sequence ATGTTAGTAACAATACTGGTAATTGTTTTGATCCTTTTCATTATAGGTGCGTTCCCTTCCTGGCAGCACAGCAGGGGGTGGGGATATTATCCAAGCTCCATCCTGGGAGTGATCCTTGTTATCGTTATAGTGCTCTTTTTATTGGGACGTATTTGA
- a CDS encoding BON domain-containing protein, giving the protein MRKLQKSLGLLVVIGLMTIFLGCAATQTSESTGQYVDNSAITTKVKAAIFNDPMLKTMQISVESYKGEVQLSGFVNSAESVRRAGEVARSVEGVVSVKNDLLVK; this is encoded by the coding sequence ATGCGAAAGCTGCAAAAGAGTTTGGGCTTACTGGTTGTTATCGGGCTGATGACAATATTCCTGGGGTGCGCTGCCACGCAAACCAGCGAAAGCACCGGGCAGTATGTCGACAACTCCGCCATCACAACCAAGGTAAAGGCCGCAATCTTTAACGATCCTATGCTTAAAACGATGCAAATCAGCGTCGAGTCTTACAAGGGAGAGGTTCAGTTAAGCGGTTTTGTTAATTCCGCGGAGAGCGTCAGAAGGGCGGGGGAAGTTGCCCGCAGCGTCGAGGGTGTCGTGTCGGTGAAAAATGATCTGCTCGTAAAATAG
- a CDS encoding NrdR family transcriptional regulator: MDCQKCKSNQDRVVATEGYSDRVRRRRECITCGHRWTTEERIIEEEPPREGTSFDCAGRLCRL; this comes from the coding sequence ATGGACTGCCAAAAGTGCAAAAGCAACCAGGACCGGGTAGTGGCCACCGAGGGCTACTCTGACCGGGTGCGCCGGCGCCGGGAGTGCATAACCTGTGGCCATCGCTGGACTACCGAGGAGCGCATAATAGAGGAGGAACCCCCTCGCGAGGGCACCTCCTTTGATTGCGCCGGTAGATTATGCAGGCTTTAA
- a CDS encoding LuxR C-terminal-related transcriptional regulator yields MMIREGLATKEIAEVLNVSGDTVATYRHNIRRKISILGCEVSLSARLSEL; encoded by the coding sequence ATGATGATTCGAGAGGGCTTGGCGACCAAGGAGATCGCCGAGGTGTTGAATGTATCAGGTGACACGGTTGCTACCTATAGGCACAATATACGTCGTAAAATTAGTATATTAGGATGCGAGGTCAGCTTGAGTGCCCGCTTATCCGAGCTTTGA
- a CDS encoding site-specific integrase: protein MPKLTKRFVDSVIPQDKERVYWDEALPGFGLRVRSSGGKVFICQYRNSQGRTRKLTLGAYGKLTVDMARKLAKERLGEVARGQDPAEAKSAGRSAPAFSELASRYMAEHSEVKKKAESIRKDRFLVDQYILPALGRYNVDEVTREQIAKLHHSLREKPYQANRVLEVVRKMFNLAEAWGLRPDGSNPARHIQKYKEKKRQRYLSKDEWARLGKVLVEIEREDSGLPSVVTAVRLLIFTGCRLSEVLTLRWDDVDWDRGCLNLLDSKTGQRFVPLGQVALDLLESTPRQAGNPFVCPGARPMRPLVNLQQPWRRIRERAGLEDVRLHDLRHSFASVGAAAGLSLPVIGALLGHTQAATTQRYAHLAQDPVKQAADQVASLIDGAMRAPTKQKVMSIDARDDRRT, encoded by the coding sequence ATGCCGAAGTTGACTAAACGTTTTGTCGATAGCGTGATTCCACAGGACAAGGAGAGGGTTTACTGGGATGAGGCACTCCCGGGCTTCGGGTTGAGGGTGCGCTCTTCTGGAGGCAAGGTTTTCATCTGCCAGTACCGCAACTCTCAAGGCCGCACCCGCAAGTTGACCCTGGGGGCCTACGGCAAATTAACCGTCGACATGGCCCGTAAATTGGCCAAGGAGCGGCTTGGAGAGGTGGCCCGGGGCCAGGACCCCGCCGAGGCTAAAAGTGCCGGCAGGAGCGCTCCTGCGTTCTCAGAGTTGGCCTCTCGATACATGGCCGAGCATAGCGAGGTTAAAAAAAAGGCGGAGAGCATCCGCAAGGATCGTTTCCTCGTTGATCAGTACATCCTGCCCGCCTTGGGCCGCTATAACGTCGATGAGGTTACCCGCGAGCAGATCGCGAAACTGCATCACAGCTTGCGAGAAAAGCCGTACCAGGCCAACCGCGTCCTAGAGGTGGTGCGCAAAATGTTCAACCTGGCCGAGGCGTGGGGTCTACGGCCTGATGGCAGCAACCCCGCCAGGCACATCCAGAAGTACAAAGAGAAAAAGCGGCAGCGCTATTTGTCCAAGGACGAATGGGCTCGGCTGGGTAAAGTGCTGGTCGAGATTGAGCGTGAGGACTCGGGGCTGCCCTCCGTGGTCACCGCCGTGCGGCTGTTGATATTTACCGGCTGCCGGCTCTCTGAAGTCCTAACTCTCCGGTGGGATGACGTTGATTGGGATCGTGGGTGCCTTAACCTGCTGGACAGCAAAACCGGACAGCGATTTGTTCCTTTGGGGCAAGTCGCCCTGGACCTACTTGAGAGCACGCCCCGCCAGGCCGGCAATCCATTTGTATGCCCGGGCGCACGGCCCATGAGGCCGCTAGTTAACTTGCAACAGCCCTGGCGCCGGATCAGGGAGCGGGCGGGGCTGGAGGATGTGCGGCTCCACGATTTGAGGCACTCCTTCGCCAGCGTAGGGGCCGCTGCCGGCCTGTCCCTGCCGGTGATTGGGGCCCTGCTGGGCCATACCCAGGCGGCCACCACTCAGCGTTACGCTCACTTGGCCCAGGACCCGGTAAAACAAGCAGCCGACCAGGTAGCCAGCCTAATTGATGGCGCCATGAGGGCACCGACTAAGCAAAAGGTGATGAGTATAGACGCGAGGGATGACCGGCGCACCTGA